The proteins below are encoded in one region of Phycicoccus sp. M110.8:
- a CDS encoding CPBP family intramembrane glutamic endopeptidase: MINPVAEIRAFVRAALVQPVPRDHTETDAAFHRRRVVAVVTLVVGTVVLALALRIEPGNVLFYPASFGLAVVWAVGALLSGPLHLGHARTRAGGYDARPVVQSLALGALLLGVFLAGGLLVARIPFLRDPVNQLLDHARLGSLALVAVITAVNGIAEELYFRGALYAAVGRKHAVLVTTVVYALTTVGAGIPLLVLAAAALGLIVALQRRVTGGVLGPMITHLTWSLGMLFLLPHVLGTGAP, encoded by the coding sequence GTGATCAACCCGGTGGCGGAGATCCGCGCGTTCGTCCGGGCCGCGCTCGTCCAGCCCGTGCCCCGCGACCACACCGAGACCGATGCCGCGTTCCACCGGCGGCGGGTCGTCGCCGTGGTCACGCTCGTCGTCGGGACGGTGGTGCTGGCGCTCGCCCTGCGGATCGAGCCCGGCAACGTGCTGTTCTACCCGGCGTCGTTCGGCCTCGCCGTCGTCTGGGCGGTCGGGGCCCTGCTGTCCGGACCGCTCCACCTCGGGCACGCCCGCACCCGCGCGGGGGGGTACGACGCCAGGCCGGTCGTGCAGTCCCTCGCCCTGGGCGCCCTGCTGCTCGGCGTCTTCCTGGCCGGCGGCCTCCTCGTGGCCCGCATCCCGTTCCTGCGCGACCCGGTCAACCAGCTGCTCGACCACGCCCGGCTCGGCTCGCTCGCCCTCGTCGCGGTCATCACGGCGGTCAACGGCATCGCCGAGGAGCTCTACTTCCGCGGCGCCCTCTACGCCGCGGTCGGCCGCAAGCACGCCGTCCTCGTCACCACGGTCGTCTACGCGCTGACCACGGTCGGCGCCGGCATACCCCTGCTCGTCCTCGCCGCGGCCGCGCTCGGCCTGATCGTGGCCCTCCAGCGCCGGGTCACCGGCGGGGTGCTGGGCCCGATGATCACCCACCTCACCTGGTCGCTGGGGATGCTCTTCCTGCTCCCCCACGTCCTCGGGACAGGAGCCCCATGA
- a CDS encoding tryptophan-rich sensory protein, with protein sequence MTTVLVTGATGYIGGQLVPVLLDRGHHVRVLTRSRKGLAGRDWADRVEVAEGDASRVEDVRRALEGVEVAYYLLHSMDGGGSFIERDRSMARTFAEAAGEAGVGRVVYLGGLHPEGELSDHLASRVEVGETFLRGPVPAVVLQAGVVLGNGSASFDMLRHLTERLPAMVAPKWVGNRIQPIAVADVVHYLAGAVDLPEGTNRTFDLGGPEVMTYAEMMQRYASVVGLRPRHVVSVPVLTPRLAGLWVDVVTPIPAGIARPLVGSLVHEAVCREDDILEVLGPPPGGRTGFDEAVLDAVADVDPHRWSRTLARTSAVVGAAAVVGSLLTDPTSRWYRRLDKPSWQPPPGAFPVVWTALYATTAVVTARASSELAERGDTAAAQDLERALAANMVLNAGWSGLFFRAHRLGLATAGAAALAASSADLARRVGTTGKGKAAGIGAYAAWCGFATVLTAAIARRNPRAGR encoded by the coding sequence ATGACCACCGTCCTCGTCACCGGAGCCACCGGCTACATCGGCGGGCAGCTCGTGCCCGTGCTGCTCGACCGCGGCCACCACGTGCGCGTGCTGACCCGCTCGCGCAAGGGACTCGCCGGCCGGGACTGGGCCGACCGGGTGGAGGTCGCCGAGGGCGACGCCTCCCGCGTCGAGGACGTGCGGCGGGCGCTCGAGGGGGTCGAGGTCGCGTACTACCTGCTGCACTCGATGGACGGCGGTGGCTCGTTCATCGAGCGCGACCGGTCGATGGCGCGGACCTTCGCCGAGGCCGCCGGCGAGGCGGGCGTGGGACGCGTCGTCTACCTCGGCGGGCTGCACCCGGAGGGCGAGCTGTCCGACCACCTCGCCTCGCGGGTCGAGGTCGGCGAGACGTTCCTGCGCGGGCCGGTGCCGGCCGTCGTCCTGCAGGCGGGTGTCGTGCTCGGGAACGGGTCGGCGTCGTTCGACATGCTGCGCCACCTCACCGAGCGGCTCCCGGCGATGGTCGCCCCCAAGTGGGTCGGCAACCGGATCCAGCCGATCGCCGTGGCCGACGTCGTGCACTACCTCGCCGGGGCGGTGGACCTGCCCGAGGGCACCAACCGCACCTTCGACCTCGGCGGCCCGGAGGTCATGACGTATGCCGAGATGATGCAGCGGTACGCCTCGGTGGTGGGCCTGCGGCCGCGGCACGTCGTGAGCGTGCCGGTCCTCACCCCCCGGCTGGCCGGGCTGTGGGTCGACGTGGTGACGCCGATCCCCGCCGGCATCGCGCGGCCCCTCGTCGGCAGCCTCGTGCACGAGGCGGTGTGCCGCGAGGACGACATCCTCGAGGTCCTCGGCCCGCCCCCGGGCGGGCGCACCGGGTTCGACGAGGCGGTCCTGGACGCCGTCGCCGACGTGGACCCGCACCGGTGGAGCCGCACGCTGGCGCGCACCTCCGCCGTGGTCGGCGCCGCCGCCGTGGTGGGGTCGCTGCTCACCGACCCCACGTCGCGGTGGTACCGCCGGCTCGACAAGCCGTCCTGGCAGCCGCCGCCCGGGGCGTTCCCCGTGGTCTGGACCGCCCTCTACGCGACGACGGCCGTCGTCACGGCGCGTGCCAGCTCCGAGCTGGCCGAGCGTGGCGACACCGCGGCCGCCCAGGACCTGGAGCGCGCCCTGGCCGCCAACATGGTCCTCAACGCGGGGTGGTCCGGCCTGTTCTTCCGCGCGCACCGGCTGGGCCTGGCCACGGCCGGCGCCGCCGCCCTCGCCGCGAGCAGCGCGGACCTGGCGCGGCGGGTCGGCACCACCGGAAAGGGCAAGGCCGCCGGCATCGGCGCGTATGCCGCGTGGTGCGGGTTCGCGACCGTCCTCACGGCCGCCATCGCCCGGCGCAACCCGAGGGCGGGACGATGA
- a CDS encoding SRPBCC family protein translates to MTSFDARKMSKAVVPYTRQQVWEVLSDPSAVARLTPMVRGIEGAGDLWRWRLAPIEVLGKDIGLAFTERMEFTEPERIEFTHEPDGHERAGVNGTYTLTTAGQGTRLAIDLAVEVDLPFPRLARPAVTTSMQAVLVAMGAGFARQLDRHLAGS, encoded by the coding sequence ATGACGAGCTTCGACGCGCGCAAGATGTCCAAGGCGGTCGTGCCCTACACCCGCCAGCAGGTCTGGGAGGTGCTGTCCGACCCCTCGGCCGTCGCCCGCCTCACGCCGATGGTGCGCGGCATCGAGGGCGCGGGCGACCTGTGGCGCTGGCGCCTGGCGCCGATCGAGGTCCTCGGCAAGGACATCGGGCTCGCGTTCACCGAGCGGATGGAGTTCACCGAGCCCGAGCGGATCGAGTTCACCCACGAGCCCGACGGCCACGAGCGCGCCGGCGTCAACGGCACGTACACGCTCACCACGGCCGGCCAGGGCACGCGGCTGGCGATCGACCTGGCCGTCGAGGTCGACCTGCCGTTCCCGCGGCTGGCCCGCCCGGCGGTCACGACGTCGATGCAGGCAGTGCTCGTCGCGATGGGCGCCGGGTTCGCCCGGCAGCTCGACCGGCACCTGGCGGGCTCCTAG